Within the Desulfatiglans anilini DSM 4660 genome, the region GCTACATAGCACAGGTCGATCGCAGCCGAACCGGGCCTTCTGACTCCCTGGGCGCTCAATACCATTCTCGCAAAGCGGTCGATGTGCAGCTCCGGATCCTGCCGGAGGTTGTAAGGAAATCCTGTACCCAGAAGGGCTTCGCTCAGACGGGCCGTCCCGGCCACGTGCACAGGATGGCCGTTCAGGCGCGCGCCCCAGCCCCGCCTGGCTTCGAAGACTTCTCCCATGACCGGACAAGAAACAACCCCCAGTTCCAGCCGACCCTCGATCTCCAGCGCGATAGAAACGGCAAACAATGGAAATCCATGGGCATAGTTCGTTGTCCCATCCAAGGGGTCTATCAACCACGTACGCCCTGAATCACCGCGGTATCGGCCCGATTCCTCGGCCAGCACGCCGTCGGAGGGGAAATGGGCGGCGATCGTCTTCACAATCAAATCCTCCGCTTGAACATCCGCATCGGTCACCAGATCGACCCTGCCCTTTTTCCTGACGTGAATATCGTTCCCGTACAGCTCAACAAGCAAAGCGCCTGCCGACTCGGCGGCCTGACGCGCCACATCTATTTCCCGCTCGAACATCGGTCCTCCTGTTGGAAGCATACCGCAAGACCCACAGTCCATCAGCTTGCGAGGAAAAATTTCGGCCCCGAGGGCTGCGAACCTCCGCCGAATGCATCATGCGAGCAGACGCGACGCGCTGACGAAAGTTGAGTAAAGCTCAAAAAACGGGCTTTGCTCAACGGCCAGTCAGGGTTTCTCACCGGGAAGCGAGCCAGGCAAGAAGCTCCCCCTTCCGCGGATTCGGACATCCCCTTGTAAAATCGGCGCAGCCAAACTCCTTTTTATGATAACATGTAATGGAGGGCGCATTCAAATGCTCTGCAGCTTCAACCCAACCGATTTAACGGGAGACCGCCTCACAAGGTAGGAATGAAGCGTTACAGGGATTACAATACCTATCTGCAAGAGATATTCGGGGAGCGCGTACAGAAGATTCCTCTCGATGCCGGTTTGAGCTGCCCGAATCGCGACGGGACCCTTTCCTCGGAGGGATGCATTTACTGCGATGCCCGCGGCAGCGGCACAGGCGCCTTTTCGTCCAGGGGAGAATCTATAGTTGAGCAGATCGAGCATGCGAAGAACTTTCTTGTCGAGCGCTACGGCGCGAGGAAATTCATCGCCTACTTCCAATCCTTCACCAACACCTACGGGCCGCTGGGCCAATTGAAGGAGCTCTATGATGCGGCCGTTTCCCGGCCGGATATGGTCGGTCTGAGCGTCGCCACACGACCGGACTGCGTCGACCGGGAGAAGCTCCGGCTTCTCCGCTCCTACCGCCCCGGCCATCTCGTCTGGGTGGAATTCGGGCTGCAATCTTCCCACGATGGAACCCTCCGCCTGATCAACCGCGGGCATGATTCGACCTGCTTCAAGGAAGCGGTCCGATCGGCAAAGGACTGCGATCTAAGCGTCTGCGCCCATATCATCCTGGGACTTCCCGGCGAAACCTCTGCTATGATGGTGGAAACGGCCCGATTCCTCGCCGATCTG harbors:
- a CDS encoding inositol monophosphatase family protein, whose amino-acid sequence is MFEREIDVARQAAESAGALLVELYGNDIHVRKKGRVDLVTDADVQAEDLIVKTIAAHFPSDGVLAEESGRYRGDSGRTWLIDPLDGTTNYAHGFPLFAVSIALEIEGRLELGVVSCPVMGEVFEARRGWGARLNGHPVHVAGTARLSEALLGTGFPYNLRQDPELHIDRFARMVLSAQGVRRPGSAAIDLCYVAAGRFDGFWEVGLKPWDTAAGVLMVEEAGGLVTTLQGEPFTPYAKSVLAANPVLHQEMVASFQRES
- a CDS encoding TIGR01212 family radical SAM protein (This family includes YhcC from E. coli K-12, an uncharacterized radical SAM protein.); translated protein: MKRYRDYNTYLQEIFGERVQKIPLDAGLSCPNRDGTLSSEGCIYCDARGSGTGAFSSRGESIVEQIEHAKNFLVERYGARKFIAYFQSFTNTYGPLGQLKELYDAAVSRPDMVGLSVATRPDCVDREKLRLLRSYRPGHLVWVEFGLQSSHDGTLRLINRGHDSTCFKEAVRSAKDCDLSVCAHIILGLPGETSAMMVETARFLADLPIDGIKIHSLYVLQGTVMGALFNSGRYEPMTRARYVETVVEILEVLPPGLVIQRLTGDPPRTGLLAPLWTLEKQKNLNMIRNALERKNTWQGRLYG